Proteins encoded together in one Sylvia atricapilla isolate bSylAtr1 chromosome 2, bSylAtr1.pri, whole genome shotgun sequence window:
- the RBBP7 gene encoding LOW QUALITY PROTEIN: histone-binding protein RBBP7 (The sequence of the model RefSeq protein was modified relative to this genomic sequence to represent the inferred CDS: inserted 1 base in 1 codon) produces MMQSVCISIVCLWDVSAAPKESKIVDAKAIFTMHSAVVEDVAWHLLHESLFGSVADDQKLMIWDTRSNTTSKPSYSVDAHIAEVNCLSFNHYSEFILATGFADKTVTLWDLRNLKLKLHSFESHKDEIFQVHWSPHNETILASSGDSRLNIWDLSKIGEEQSAEDAEDGPPELLFIHGGHTAKFSDXPNEPWVICSVSEDNIMQIWQMAENIYHDEEPDITVAKLEAQGM; encoded by the exons atGATGCAATCAGTCTGCATTTCAATAGTGTGTTTATGGGATGTAAGTGCTGCACCCAAAGAGAGCAAGATTGTTGATGCAAAAGCCATCTTTACCATGCACTCTGCAGTAGTGGAAGATGTGGCATGGCACCTGCTCCATGAGTCTCTGTTTGGATCTGTGGCAGATGATCAGAAGCTTATGAT ctgggacacAAGATCTAATACCACATCCAAGCCGAGTTACTCAGTAGATGCTCATATAGCTGAGGTCAACTGTCTGTCCTTCAATCATTACAGCGAGTTCATTCTGGCAACTGGCTTTGCTGACAAG ACGGTGACTCTGTGGGATCTTCGAAACTTAAAGCTGAAACTCCATTCTTTTGAGTCTCATAAGGATGAGATTTTTCAG GTTCACTGGTCTCCCCATAATGAAACCATTCTTGCTTCAAGTGGTGATAGTCGCCTTAACATATGGGATCTAAG TAAAATTGGAGAAGAGCAGTCTGCAGAGGATGCAGAAGATGGGCCTCCTGAGTTGCTG TTTATTCATGGAGGACACACTGCCAAATTTTCAG TACCTAATGAGCCTTGGGTAATCTGCTCTGTATCAGAGGACAACATAATGCAGATATGGCAGATG GCAGAAAACATTTACCATGATGAAGAACCAGATATAACAGTGGCCAAACTGGAAGCTCAAGGAATGTAA